From one Rhodamnia argentea isolate NSW1041297 chromosome 1, ASM2092103v1, whole genome shotgun sequence genomic stretch:
- the LOC115751796 gene encoding monothiol glutaredoxin-S2 — MDRINRMVAERPVVIFSRSTCCMCHTVKMLLSERGVNPVVYEVDEMPRGREIEQALSRLGRSPPVPAVFIGGELVGGTNEVMSLHLNQSLIPRLIQAGAIWV, encoded by the coding sequence ATGGATAGAATCAACAGGATGGTGGCGGAGAGGCCGGTGGTGATCTTCAGCCGGAGCACCTGCTGCATGTGCCACACCGTCAAGATGCTCTTAAGCGAGAGGGGGGTCAACCCGGTGGTTTACGAGGTGGACGAGATGCCTCGGGGGAGGGAGATAGAGCAGGCCCTCTCGAGGCTGGGCCGCAGCCCGCCCGTGCCCGCTGTGTTCATCGGCGGCGAGCTGGTTGGGGGGACCAACGAGGTCATGAGCCTCCACCTCAACCAGTCCTTGATCCCGAGGCTTATCCAAGCCGGAGCTATCTGGGTCTGA
- the LOC115751782 gene encoding acyl-CoA-binding domain-containing protein 4 isoform X1, whose amino-acid sequence MFGISRRRMKLGRVKKVQLSDSTQGTRSPMKHIKRVNNQNNEGAVPASDRSNEDDLQSPSSAPEISSYISGSSENWMGLAVAGETPTPRFNHAATVIENKMIVVGGESGNGLLDDVQVLNFDRISWTAASSKLYLSPSSLPLKIPACRGHSLVSWGKKVLLIGGKTEPGTDRLSVWVFDTEMECWSLMEAKGDVPVSRSGHSVVRANSVLILFGGEDAKRRKLNDLHMFDLKSLTWLPLHCTGSGPSPRSNHVATLYEDKKIFIFGGSSKSKTLNDMYSLNFETMIWSRIKIRGFHPSPRAGCCGVLCGTKWYIAGGGSKKKRHLETVVFDALKEEWSVAVASPPSSIATNKGFSLVLVQHKEKDFLVAFGGTKKEPSNQVEVLAVETNESTIDRRPVAKKAAGPLFGRRSSSKGVVTQLSNGSSQHSVDSVARQSLASTIEQHGSGRKSLSESTLTDPNPSSGNVSLRKQFSNEEKYSRTLRLAKRLEDEGSSLQAAEHMKNHFDTVQTNSNGCKSIGEETALAFEDEDHSPHNNGNESLLVNNDDLVLAETNCKVGAPASTSGIHQFYETKIASLIRKNGTLEGQLAAALANQEATEKSFSSVLKSKQEMEKKLADTLKEMEMLKEKLADIELTQEEANSLSNIVHSDNVRLEHDVAFLKAVLDDTQKELHSTRGVLAGERARTFQLQVEVFHLKQRLQSMENRAPTPRKPFHV is encoded by the exons atgTTTGGAATCTCGCGCCGGAGGATGAAGCTCGGGAG GGTCAAGAAGGTGCAGCTTTCAGACTCGACGCAGGGTACTAGAAGTCCTATGAAGCACATAAAACGCGTAAACAATCAAAAT AATGAAGGTGCCGTGCCTGCCAGTGATCGTTCCAATGAAGATGATTTGCAGAGTCCTTCCTCTGCCCCCGAGATTAGTAGCTATATATCTGGAAGCTCTGAGAATTGGATGGGTTTAGCAGTAGCAGGGGAGACGCCAACACCACGCTTCAAT CATGCGGCAACAGTAATTGAGAACAAGATGATTGTGGTAGGTGGTGAATCTGGAAATGGCCTCCTAGATGATGTTCAG GTACTTAATTTTGACAGAATTTCATGGACGGCGGCTTCTTCAAAACTTTACCTGTCACCAAGCAGTCTCCCTTTAAAAATTCCTGCATGTCGCGGTCATTCTCTG GTTTCTTGGGGGAAAAAGGTGCTACTAATTGGAGGGAAAACTGAACCAGGGACTGATAGATTGTCAG TGTGGGTGTTCGACACTGAAATGGAGTGCTGGTCTCTGATGGAAGCTAAAGGGGATGTACCG GTTTCTCGTAGTGGTCATTCTGTGGTCAGAGCAAATTCTGTTTTAATCCTCTTCGGGGGTGAAGACGCTAAAAGGAGAAAGCTAAACGATCTACATATGTTTGATttgaaatcattgacatggctTCCTTTACATTGCAC GGGTTCAGGGCCATCTCCAAGATCCAATCATGTTGCTACTCTCTATGAAGAtaaaaagatttttatctttggaggatcatcaaaatccaaaacatTGAATGACATGTATTCATTAAACTTTGAAACG ATGATTTGGTCAAGAATCAAGATTCGAGGCTTCCATCCATCACCAAGAGCTGGTTGCTGTGGAGTTTTGTGTGGAACCAAATGGTACATTGCTGGGGGTGGGAGCAAGAAGAAAA GACATTTAGAAACGGTCGTCTTTGATGCGTTAAAAGAGGAGTGGTCTGTAGCTGTTGCATCACCACCATCTTCCATTGCCACCAACAAG GGGTTCAGCCTCGTGCTTGTACAGCACaaggaaaaagattttcttGTGGCTTTTGGGGGGACCAAGAAAGAGCCATCAAAtcag GTTGAGGTACTAGCTGTGGAAACGAATGAGAGCACAATTGACAGAAGACCTGTTGCCAAAAAAGCCGCTGGACCACTGTTTGGGAGACGATCTTCTTCTAAAGGTGTGGTTACTCAACTAAGCAATGGTTCTTCACAGCATTCAGTTGATTCAGTTGCTCGACAAAGTCTAGCATCTACCATTGAGCAGCATGGTTCAGGCAGGAAGTCATTGTCGGAGTCCACACTCACTGATCCAAATCCATCTTCTGGCAATGTCTCACTTCGGAAACAGTTTAGTAATGAAGAAAAATATAGCAGGACTCTAAGGCTAGCTAAGCGTCTTGAAGATGAAGGTTCGTCGTTGCAG GCAGCAGAGCACATGAAAAACCATTTTGATACTGTCCAAACCAACTCCAATGGATGTAAAAGCATTGGGGAAGAAACAGCGTTGGCATTTGAAGATGAAGACCATAGTCCCCACAACAATGGGAATGAGAGCCTTCTGGTCAACAATGATGACTTAGTGTTAGCAGAAACTAATTGCAAGGTTGGAGCACCTGCCTCTACTTCAGGCATACACCAGTTCTATGAAACAAAAATAGCCTCCCTTATCAGAAAAAATGGTACATTGGAAGGACAGTTGGCAGCTGCACTAGCAAACCAAGAAGCTACAGAGAAAAGCTTCTCCTCTGTTCTCAAGTCCAAACAGGAGATGGAGAAGAAATTGGCTGACACTctgaaggagatggagatgcTGAAGGAAAAGCTGGCTGATATAGAGCTTACTCAGGAAGAAGCAAACAGTTTATCCAATATTGTCCACTCTGACAATGTTAGGCTTGAACATGATGTAGCCTTTCTCAAGGCCGTTTTGGATGACACGCAAAAG GAGTTGCACTCAACTAGAGGAGTCCTTGCGGGAGAAAGAGCTAGGACTTTCCAGCTTCAG GTTGAGGTTTTCCATCTCAAGCAGAGGTTGCAATCCATGGAAAATAGAGCGCCCACCCCGAggaaaccttttcatgtttag
- the LOC115751782 gene encoding acyl-CoA-binding domain-containing protein 4 isoform X2, which produces MKHIKRVNNQNNEGAVPASDRSNEDDLQSPSSAPEISSYISGSSENWMGLAVAGETPTPRFNHAATVIENKMIVVGGESGNGLLDDVQVLNFDRISWTAASSKLYLSPSSLPLKIPACRGHSLVSWGKKVLLIGGKTEPGTDRLSVWVFDTEMECWSLMEAKGDVPVSRSGHSVVRANSVLILFGGEDAKRRKLNDLHMFDLKSLTWLPLHCTGSGPSPRSNHVATLYEDKKIFIFGGSSKSKTLNDMYSLNFETMIWSRIKIRGFHPSPRAGCCGVLCGTKWYIAGGGSKKKRHLETVVFDALKEEWSVAVASPPSSIATNKGFSLVLVQHKEKDFLVAFGGTKKEPSNQVEVLAVETNESTIDRRPVAKKAAGPLFGRRSSSKGVVTQLSNGSSQHSVDSVARQSLASTIEQHGSGRKSLSESTLTDPNPSSGNVSLRKQFSNEEKYSRTLRLAKRLEDEGSSLQAAEHMKNHFDTVQTNSNGCKSIGEETALAFEDEDHSPHNNGNESLLVNNDDLVLAETNCKVGAPASTSGIHQFYETKIASLIRKNGTLEGQLAAALANQEATEKSFSSVLKSKQEMEKKLADTLKEMEMLKEKLADIELTQEEANSLSNIVHSDNVRLEHDVAFLKAVLDDTQKELHSTRGVLAGERARTFQLQVEVFHLKQRLQSMENRAPTPRKPFHV; this is translated from the exons ATGAAGCACATAAAACGCGTAAACAATCAAAAT AATGAAGGTGCCGTGCCTGCCAGTGATCGTTCCAATGAAGATGATTTGCAGAGTCCTTCCTCTGCCCCCGAGATTAGTAGCTATATATCTGGAAGCTCTGAGAATTGGATGGGTTTAGCAGTAGCAGGGGAGACGCCAACACCACGCTTCAAT CATGCGGCAACAGTAATTGAGAACAAGATGATTGTGGTAGGTGGTGAATCTGGAAATGGCCTCCTAGATGATGTTCAG GTACTTAATTTTGACAGAATTTCATGGACGGCGGCTTCTTCAAAACTTTACCTGTCACCAAGCAGTCTCCCTTTAAAAATTCCTGCATGTCGCGGTCATTCTCTG GTTTCTTGGGGGAAAAAGGTGCTACTAATTGGAGGGAAAACTGAACCAGGGACTGATAGATTGTCAG TGTGGGTGTTCGACACTGAAATGGAGTGCTGGTCTCTGATGGAAGCTAAAGGGGATGTACCG GTTTCTCGTAGTGGTCATTCTGTGGTCAGAGCAAATTCTGTTTTAATCCTCTTCGGGGGTGAAGACGCTAAAAGGAGAAAGCTAAACGATCTACATATGTTTGATttgaaatcattgacatggctTCCTTTACATTGCAC GGGTTCAGGGCCATCTCCAAGATCCAATCATGTTGCTACTCTCTATGAAGAtaaaaagatttttatctttggaggatcatcaaaatccaaaacatTGAATGACATGTATTCATTAAACTTTGAAACG ATGATTTGGTCAAGAATCAAGATTCGAGGCTTCCATCCATCACCAAGAGCTGGTTGCTGTGGAGTTTTGTGTGGAACCAAATGGTACATTGCTGGGGGTGGGAGCAAGAAGAAAA GACATTTAGAAACGGTCGTCTTTGATGCGTTAAAAGAGGAGTGGTCTGTAGCTGTTGCATCACCACCATCTTCCATTGCCACCAACAAG GGGTTCAGCCTCGTGCTTGTACAGCACaaggaaaaagattttcttGTGGCTTTTGGGGGGACCAAGAAAGAGCCATCAAAtcag GTTGAGGTACTAGCTGTGGAAACGAATGAGAGCACAATTGACAGAAGACCTGTTGCCAAAAAAGCCGCTGGACCACTGTTTGGGAGACGATCTTCTTCTAAAGGTGTGGTTACTCAACTAAGCAATGGTTCTTCACAGCATTCAGTTGATTCAGTTGCTCGACAAAGTCTAGCATCTACCATTGAGCAGCATGGTTCAGGCAGGAAGTCATTGTCGGAGTCCACACTCACTGATCCAAATCCATCTTCTGGCAATGTCTCACTTCGGAAACAGTTTAGTAATGAAGAAAAATATAGCAGGACTCTAAGGCTAGCTAAGCGTCTTGAAGATGAAGGTTCGTCGTTGCAG GCAGCAGAGCACATGAAAAACCATTTTGATACTGTCCAAACCAACTCCAATGGATGTAAAAGCATTGGGGAAGAAACAGCGTTGGCATTTGAAGATGAAGACCATAGTCCCCACAACAATGGGAATGAGAGCCTTCTGGTCAACAATGATGACTTAGTGTTAGCAGAAACTAATTGCAAGGTTGGAGCACCTGCCTCTACTTCAGGCATACACCAGTTCTATGAAACAAAAATAGCCTCCCTTATCAGAAAAAATGGTACATTGGAAGGACAGTTGGCAGCTGCACTAGCAAACCAAGAAGCTACAGAGAAAAGCTTCTCCTCTGTTCTCAAGTCCAAACAGGAGATGGAGAAGAAATTGGCTGACACTctgaaggagatggagatgcTGAAGGAAAAGCTGGCTGATATAGAGCTTACTCAGGAAGAAGCAAACAGTTTATCCAATATTGTCCACTCTGACAATGTTAGGCTTGAACATGATGTAGCCTTTCTCAAGGCCGTTTTGGATGACACGCAAAAG GAGTTGCACTCAACTAGAGGAGTCCTTGCGGGAGAAAGAGCTAGGACTTTCCAGCTTCAG GTTGAGGTTTTCCATCTCAAGCAGAGGTTGCAATCCATGGAAAATAGAGCGCCCACCCCGAggaaaccttttcatgtttag
- the LOC115732280 gene encoding monothiol glutaredoxin-S10-like yields the protein MDRVAKLASQKAVVIFSKSTCCMCHAVKSLFYELGVSPAIHELDEDSRGKEMERALARLGCSPAVPAVFIGGKFVGSANTVMTYHLSGSLKRMLKDAGALWL from the coding sequence ATGGATAGGGTGGCAAAGTTGGCGTCGCAGAAGGCGGTGGTGATATTCAGCAAGAGCACTTGCTGCATGTGCCATGCGGTGAAGAGCCTGTTCTACGAGCTCGGAGTGAGCCCAGCCATCCACGAGCTCGACGAGGACTCGAGGGGGAAGGAGATGGAGCGGGCCCTGGCCCGGCTCGGCTGCAGCCCCGCTGTCCCTGCAGTCTTCATCGGGGGGAAGTTCGTCGGGTCGGCCAACACCGTCATGACCTACCACCTCAGCGGCTCGCTCAAGAGAATGCTCAAGGACGCCGGCGCATTGTGGCTCTAG